In Aquila chrysaetos chrysaetos chromosome 17, bAquChr1.4, whole genome shotgun sequence, one genomic interval encodes:
- the SVOPL gene encoding putative transporter SVOPL isoform X1 produces the protein MAIAPKAAENAIGLEEIHTERQEHPKGQKTFTVEEAVETIGFGRFHIMLFLIMGSTGVAEAMEIMLIAVVSPLIRCEWQLQDWQVALVTTMVFFGYMVFSIVLGLLADRYGRWKILLLSFLWAAYFSLLTSFAPSYIWFVFLRAMVGGGVSGHAQGLIIKTEFLPTKYRGYMLPLSQVFWLAGSLLIIGLASVVNPTIGWRWLIRIASIPGILLILVFKFIPESARYNISTGNVAAALATLQRIAKTNGAAMPEGVLREPAKERRGRFKDLIHPKYFRTTLQIWIIWLGIAFAYYGVILASAELLERDLVCGSAAPPAQDSGDDSEESHSPCHCRSFGPAAYHTMIISTVGEIALNPLNILGINFLGRRLSLCITMGCTALFFLLLNICTSSTGMIGFLFMLRALVSANFNTIYIYTAEVYPTTMRALGMGTSGSLCRVGAMVAPFISQVLMSASFTGALCLFSSVCVVCAISAFTLPIETKGRALQQVK, from the exons GGCAGAAGACATTTACAGTGGAAGAAGCTGTGGAAACCATTGGGTTCGGGAGGTTCCACATCATGCTTTTCCTGATCATGGGCAGCACTGGG GTGGCTGAAGCCATGGAGATCATGCTAATAGCCGTTGTGTCCCCTCTCATCCGATGTGAGTGGCAGCTTCAAGACTGGCAGGTGGCTTTAGTGACAACG ATGGTGTTTTTTGGCTACATGGTCTTCAGCATAGTGCTCGGGCTCCTGGCCGACAGGTATGGCCGCTGGAAG ATTCTGCTGCTCTCGTTCCTCTGGGCAGCCTATTTCTCCCTGCTGACCTCGTTCGCCCCATCCTACATCTGGTTCGTGTTCCTGCGGGCCATGGTAGGAGGTGGCGTGTCGGGCCACGCGCAAGG GCTTATCATAAAAACGGAATTTTTGCCCACCAAATACCGAGGATACATGTTGCCCTTATCTCAG GTGTTTTGGTTGGCAGGATCCTTGTTAATCATCGGCCTGGCATCGGTGGTGAACCCAACCATCGGCTGGCGGTGGCTGATCAGAATTGCCTCCATCCCCGGCATCCTTCTTATCCTGGTGTTCAAG TTCATCCCCGAGTCGGCGCGGTACAACATCTCCACGGGAAACGTGGCGGCTGCCCTGGCCACGCTGCAGAGGATAGCCAAGACGAACGGGGCAGCGATGCCCGAGGGGGTGCTGAGGGAGCCCGCCAAG gaaaggagaggaagattCAAGGACCTTATCCACCCCAAATACTTCAGAACCACTTTGCAGATATGGATCATATg gctTGGCATAGCGTTTGCTTATTACGGCGTCATCTTGGCCAGCGCCGAGTTACTGGAGCGGGACCTCGTCTGCGGCTCCGCGGCACCACCGGCGCAGGACTCCGGCGATGACTCCGAGGAGAGCCACAGCCCCTGCCACTGCCGCTCGTTTGGGCCCGCCGCCTACCACACCATGATCATCAGCACGGTCGGAGAGATCGCAC TAAATCCTTTGAACATTCTCGGCATCAATTTCCTCGGAAGACGACTGAGCCTGTGTATCACCATGGGATGTACGGCCctattctttcttctccttaatATCTGCACCTCGAG caCAGGCATGATTGGGTTTCTCTTCATGCTGCGTGCCTTGGTTTCAGCAAACTTCAACACCATCTACATTTACACAGCAGAG GTTTATCCCACCACAATGCGAGCCCTGGGGATGGGAACAAGTGGGTCATTGTGCCGTGTTGGAGCTATGGTGGCCCCATTTATATCACAA GTTCTTATGAGCGCGTCTTTCACTGGGGCCCTGTGTCTTTTCTCATCTGTGTGCGTCGTGTGTGCAATCTCTGCGTTCACGCTGCCCATCGAGACCAAGGGCAGGGCACTGCAG
- the SVOPL gene encoding putative transporter SVOPL isoform X4 yields the protein MAIAPKAAENAIGLEEIHTERQEHPKGQKTFTVEEAVETIGFGRFHIMLFLIMGSTGVAEAMEIMLIAVVSPLIRCEWQLQDWQVALVTTMVFFGYMVFSIVLGLLADRYGRWKILLLSFLWAAYFSLLTSFAPSYIWLIIKTEFLPTKYRGYMLPLSQVFWLAGSLLIIGLASVVNPTIGWRWLIRIASIPGILLILVFKFIPESARYNISTGNVAAALATLQRIAKTNGAAMPEGVLREPAKERRGRFKDLIHPKYFRTTLQIWIIWLGIAFAYYGVILASAELLERDLVCGSAAPPAQDSGDDSEESHSPCHCRSFGPAAYHTMIISTVGEIALNPLNILGINFLGRRLSLCITMGCTALFFLLLNICTSSTGMIGFLFMLRALVSANFNTIYIYTAEVYPTTMRALGMGTSGSLCRVGAMVAPFISQVLMSASFTGALCLFSSVCVVCAISAFTLPIETKGRALQQVK from the exons GGCAGAAGACATTTACAGTGGAAGAAGCTGTGGAAACCATTGGGTTCGGGAGGTTCCACATCATGCTTTTCCTGATCATGGGCAGCACTGGG GTGGCTGAAGCCATGGAGATCATGCTAATAGCCGTTGTGTCCCCTCTCATCCGATGTGAGTGGCAGCTTCAAGACTGGCAGGTGGCTTTAGTGACAACG ATGGTGTTTTTTGGCTACATGGTCTTCAGCATAGTGCTCGGGCTCCTGGCCGACAGGTATGGCCGCTGGAAG ATTCTGCTGCTCTCGTTCCTCTGGGCAGCCTATTTCTCCCTGCTGACCTCGTTCGCCCCATCCTACATCTG GCTTATCATAAAAACGGAATTTTTGCCCACCAAATACCGAGGATACATGTTGCCCTTATCTCAG GTGTTTTGGTTGGCAGGATCCTTGTTAATCATCGGCCTGGCATCGGTGGTGAACCCAACCATCGGCTGGCGGTGGCTGATCAGAATTGCCTCCATCCCCGGCATCCTTCTTATCCTGGTGTTCAAG TTCATCCCCGAGTCGGCGCGGTACAACATCTCCACGGGAAACGTGGCGGCTGCCCTGGCCACGCTGCAGAGGATAGCCAAGACGAACGGGGCAGCGATGCCCGAGGGGGTGCTGAGGGAGCCCGCCAAG gaaaggagaggaagattCAAGGACCTTATCCACCCCAAATACTTCAGAACCACTTTGCAGATATGGATCATATg gctTGGCATAGCGTTTGCTTATTACGGCGTCATCTTGGCCAGCGCCGAGTTACTGGAGCGGGACCTCGTCTGCGGCTCCGCGGCACCACCGGCGCAGGACTCCGGCGATGACTCCGAGGAGAGCCACAGCCCCTGCCACTGCCGCTCGTTTGGGCCCGCCGCCTACCACACCATGATCATCAGCACGGTCGGAGAGATCGCAC TAAATCCTTTGAACATTCTCGGCATCAATTTCCTCGGAAGACGACTGAGCCTGTGTATCACCATGGGATGTACGGCCctattctttcttctccttaatATCTGCACCTCGAG caCAGGCATGATTGGGTTTCTCTTCATGCTGCGTGCCTTGGTTTCAGCAAACTTCAACACCATCTACATTTACACAGCAGAG GTTTATCCCACCACAATGCGAGCCCTGGGGATGGGAACAAGTGGGTCATTGTGCCGTGTTGGAGCTATGGTGGCCCCATTTATATCACAA GTTCTTATGAGCGCGTCTTTCACTGGGGCCCTGTGTCTTTTCTCATCTGTGTGCGTCGTGTGTGCAATCTCTGCGTTCACGCTGCCCATCGAGACCAAGGGCAGGGCACTGCAG
- the SVOPL gene encoding putative transporter SVOPL isoform X2: MPLAWRKSTQRDKNTQKKTFTVEEAVETIGFGRFHIMLFLIMGSTGVAEAMEIMLIAVVSPLIRCEWQLQDWQVALVTTMVFFGYMVFSIVLGLLADRYGRWKILLLSFLWAAYFSLLTSFAPSYIWFVFLRAMVGGGVSGHAQGLIIKTEFLPTKYRGYMLPLSQVFWLAGSLLIIGLASVVNPTIGWRWLIRIASIPGILLILVFKFIPESARYNISTGNVAAALATLQRIAKTNGAAMPEGVLREPAKERRGRFKDLIHPKYFRTTLQIWIIWLGIAFAYYGVILASAELLERDLVCGSAAPPAQDSGDDSEESHSPCHCRSFGPAAYHTMIISTVGEIALNPLNILGINFLGRRLSLCITMGCTALFFLLLNICTSSTGMIGFLFMLRALVSANFNTIYIYTAEVYPTTMRALGMGTSGSLCRVGAMVAPFISQVLMSASFTGALCLFSSVCVVCAISAFTLPIETKGRALQQVK; this comes from the exons AAGACATTTACAGTGGAAGAAGCTGTGGAAACCATTGGGTTCGGGAGGTTCCACATCATGCTTTTCCTGATCATGGGCAGCACTGGG GTGGCTGAAGCCATGGAGATCATGCTAATAGCCGTTGTGTCCCCTCTCATCCGATGTGAGTGGCAGCTTCAAGACTGGCAGGTGGCTTTAGTGACAACG ATGGTGTTTTTTGGCTACATGGTCTTCAGCATAGTGCTCGGGCTCCTGGCCGACAGGTATGGCCGCTGGAAG ATTCTGCTGCTCTCGTTCCTCTGGGCAGCCTATTTCTCCCTGCTGACCTCGTTCGCCCCATCCTACATCTGGTTCGTGTTCCTGCGGGCCATGGTAGGAGGTGGCGTGTCGGGCCACGCGCAAGG GCTTATCATAAAAACGGAATTTTTGCCCACCAAATACCGAGGATACATGTTGCCCTTATCTCAG GTGTTTTGGTTGGCAGGATCCTTGTTAATCATCGGCCTGGCATCGGTGGTGAACCCAACCATCGGCTGGCGGTGGCTGATCAGAATTGCCTCCATCCCCGGCATCCTTCTTATCCTGGTGTTCAAG TTCATCCCCGAGTCGGCGCGGTACAACATCTCCACGGGAAACGTGGCGGCTGCCCTGGCCACGCTGCAGAGGATAGCCAAGACGAACGGGGCAGCGATGCCCGAGGGGGTGCTGAGGGAGCCCGCCAAG gaaaggagaggaagattCAAGGACCTTATCCACCCCAAATACTTCAGAACCACTTTGCAGATATGGATCATATg gctTGGCATAGCGTTTGCTTATTACGGCGTCATCTTGGCCAGCGCCGAGTTACTGGAGCGGGACCTCGTCTGCGGCTCCGCGGCACCACCGGCGCAGGACTCCGGCGATGACTCCGAGGAGAGCCACAGCCCCTGCCACTGCCGCTCGTTTGGGCCCGCCGCCTACCACACCATGATCATCAGCACGGTCGGAGAGATCGCAC TAAATCCTTTGAACATTCTCGGCATCAATTTCCTCGGAAGACGACTGAGCCTGTGTATCACCATGGGATGTACGGCCctattctttcttctccttaatATCTGCACCTCGAG caCAGGCATGATTGGGTTTCTCTTCATGCTGCGTGCCTTGGTTTCAGCAAACTTCAACACCATCTACATTTACACAGCAGAG GTTTATCCCACCACAATGCGAGCCCTGGGGATGGGAACAAGTGGGTCATTGTGCCGTGTTGGAGCTATGGTGGCCCCATTTATATCACAA GTTCTTATGAGCGCGTCTTTCACTGGGGCCCTGTGTCTTTTCTCATCTGTGTGCGTCGTGTGTGCAATCTCTGCGTTCACGCTGCCCATCGAGACCAAGGGCAGGGCACTGCAG
- the SVOPL gene encoding putative transporter SVOPL isoform X3 — translation MAIAPKAAENAIGLEEIHTERQEHPKGQKTFTVEEAVETIGFGRFHIMLFLIMGSTGVAEAMEIMLIAVVSPLIRCEWQLQDWQVALVTTMVFFGYMVFSIVLGLLADRYGRWKILLLSFLWAAYFSLLTSFAPSYIWFVFLRAMVGGGVSGHAQGLIIKTEFLPTKYRGYMLPLSQVFWLAGSLLIIGLASVVNPTIGWRWLIRIASIPGILLILVFKFIPESARYNISTGNVAAALATLQRIAKTNGAAMPEGVLREPAKERRGRFKDLIHPKYFRTTLQIWIIWLGIAFAYYGVILASAELLERDLVCGSAAPPAQDSGDDSEESHSPCHCRSFGPAAYHTMIISTVGEIALNPLNILGINFLGRRLSLCITMGCMIGFLFMLRALVSANFNTIYIYTAEVYPTTMRALGMGTSGSLCRVGAMVAPFISQVLMSASFTGALCLFSSVCVVCAISAFTLPIETKGRALQQVK, via the exons GGCAGAAGACATTTACAGTGGAAGAAGCTGTGGAAACCATTGGGTTCGGGAGGTTCCACATCATGCTTTTCCTGATCATGGGCAGCACTGGG GTGGCTGAAGCCATGGAGATCATGCTAATAGCCGTTGTGTCCCCTCTCATCCGATGTGAGTGGCAGCTTCAAGACTGGCAGGTGGCTTTAGTGACAACG ATGGTGTTTTTTGGCTACATGGTCTTCAGCATAGTGCTCGGGCTCCTGGCCGACAGGTATGGCCGCTGGAAG ATTCTGCTGCTCTCGTTCCTCTGGGCAGCCTATTTCTCCCTGCTGACCTCGTTCGCCCCATCCTACATCTGGTTCGTGTTCCTGCGGGCCATGGTAGGAGGTGGCGTGTCGGGCCACGCGCAAGG GCTTATCATAAAAACGGAATTTTTGCCCACCAAATACCGAGGATACATGTTGCCCTTATCTCAG GTGTTTTGGTTGGCAGGATCCTTGTTAATCATCGGCCTGGCATCGGTGGTGAACCCAACCATCGGCTGGCGGTGGCTGATCAGAATTGCCTCCATCCCCGGCATCCTTCTTATCCTGGTGTTCAAG TTCATCCCCGAGTCGGCGCGGTACAACATCTCCACGGGAAACGTGGCGGCTGCCCTGGCCACGCTGCAGAGGATAGCCAAGACGAACGGGGCAGCGATGCCCGAGGGGGTGCTGAGGGAGCCCGCCAAG gaaaggagaggaagattCAAGGACCTTATCCACCCCAAATACTTCAGAACCACTTTGCAGATATGGATCATATg gctTGGCATAGCGTTTGCTTATTACGGCGTCATCTTGGCCAGCGCCGAGTTACTGGAGCGGGACCTCGTCTGCGGCTCCGCGGCACCACCGGCGCAGGACTCCGGCGATGACTCCGAGGAGAGCCACAGCCCCTGCCACTGCCGCTCGTTTGGGCCCGCCGCCTACCACACCATGATCATCAGCACGGTCGGAGAGATCGCAC TAAATCCTTTGAACATTCTCGGCATCAATTTCCTCGGAAGACGACTGAGCCTGTGTATCACCATGGGAT GCATGATTGGGTTTCTCTTCATGCTGCGTGCCTTGGTTTCAGCAAACTTCAACACCATCTACATTTACACAGCAGAG GTTTATCCCACCACAATGCGAGCCCTGGGGATGGGAACAAGTGGGTCATTGTGCCGTGTTGGAGCTATGGTGGCCCCATTTATATCACAA GTTCTTATGAGCGCGTCTTTCACTGGGGCCCTGTGTCTTTTCTCATCTGTGTGCGTCGTGTGTGCAATCTCTGCGTTCACGCTGCCCATCGAGACCAAGGGCAGGGCACTGCAG